A part of Canis lupus familiaris isolate Mischka breed German Shepherd chromosome 4, alternate assembly UU_Cfam_GSD_1.0, whole genome shotgun sequence genomic DNA contains:
- the C4H5orf51 gene encoding UPF0600 protein C5orf51 homolog, whose translation MAAASPSVARRVEELGDLAQAHIQQLSEAAGEDDHFLIRASAALEKLKLLCGEDKECSNPSNLLELYTQAILDMTYFEENKLVDEDFPEDSSQKVKELINFLSEPEILVKENNMHPKPCDLLGDELLECLSWRRGALLYMYCHSLTKRREWLTRKSSLLKKYLIDGISYLLQMLNYRCPIQLNEGVSFQDLDTAKLLSEGIFSDIHLLAMMYSGEMCYWGLKHCADQQPENHEVDSGVSGASYMTQKEPLDFREVGEKILKKYVSVCEGPLKEQEWNTTNAKQILNFFQHHTNQ comes from the exons ATGGCGGCCGCAAGTCCCAGTGTGGCGAGGCGGGTGGAGGAGCTCGGGGACCTGGCTCAGGCCCACATACAGCAGCTTAGCGAAGCCGCCGGCGAAGACG ATCACTTTTTAATTCGAGCCTCTGCAGCTCTAGAAAAATTGAAACTTCTGTGTGGAGAAGACAAAGAATGTTCAAATCCATCAAATCTTCTAGAACTTTACACACAG gcTATTTTGGACATGACATATTTTGAGGAGAACAAACTAGTAGATGAAGATTTTCCTGAAGACTCTTCACAGAAAGTTAAAGAGCTGATCAATTTTCTTTCAGAACCAGAAATTTtagttaaagaaaataatatgcatCCAAAA CCGTGCGATTTGCTTGGGGATGAACTCCTGGAATGTCTCTCTTGGAGACGGGGAGCCCTACTCTATATGTATTGTCATTCTCTGACCAAAAGGAGAGAGTGGCTCACAAGAAAGTCCAGTTTGCTTAAAAAG TACCTTATTGATGGAATCAGTTACTTGCTACAGATGCTAAATTATCGGTGTCCTATCCAGTTAAATGAAGGAGTTTCTTTCCAAGACTTAGACACAGCTAAATTACTGAGTGAAG GAATATTTAGTGACATTCATTTGCTGGCTATGATGTACAGTGGAGAAATGTGTTACTGGGGATTAAAGCATTGTGCAGATCAACAGCCAGAAAATCACGAAGTGGATTCTGGTGTTTCTGGAGCAAGCTATATGACACAAAAAGAACCGTTGGATTTCCgagaagtaggagaaaaaattttgaaaaagtatgtatctgtgtgtgaaGGACCCCTGAAAGAACAAGAATGGAATAcaacaaatgcaaaacaaattttaaacttctttcaGCATCACACTAACCAGTAA